The Streptomyces sp. ALI-76-A nucleotide sequence GTCGGGTTTCCCCGGTCGTCGACGGCCTTGTCCAGCCAGAACGGCCGGTCCACCGGCACGAACAGCTTGCTGGACTCCATGTAGTGGGTGCGCTCGATCGCCGTCCAGTGGTCGATCGGGAAGAGCGAGTCGTCGCAGGCGATCTTCGACAGCAGCATCCAGGACTGGGCGGTGAAGATCACCGCCTGGTACGTGCGGATGTCGCCGTCGGCGTCCGTCACCGTGATCCGGTCGCCGGCGGTCCGGTGCAGCCGGGTCACGGCCGGGCGGGGCTCGCCGTTCCGGTGCAGGCTCGCGAGGGAGGTCCCGTACGGCCAGTGGACGATCTTCTCCGGCTCGCGCTCCCACAGGCGCAGCGGCAGTTGCTGGGAGCCGCCGACGATGCCGCGGTGGTGGTCGTCGGCCTCGGTGTAGACGACGCGGAGGATCTCCAGGATGGAGTTCGGGAAGTCGGTGTCCCAGCCGCCGGTGCCGAAGCCGACCTGGCCGAAGATCTCCCGGTGCCGGAACGACCTGAACGCCTCGGAGTCGCAGAGGAAGCCGTAGAAGGTCTGGTTGTCGAGCTTCTCGACCAGCTCGGCCCAGATCTCCCGGATGCGCGGGACATCGCGCTCGCGCATCGCGCGGTTCATGTCGGAGAAGTCGGCGCCCTCTTCCAGGCAGGCGTTCCAGGCGGCGGCGACGTCCCGGTAGACCTGGGGCAGGTCGTCGATGGTCTCGGCGTAGTGCGACTCGCCCTTGAGGTCGACGACGGTCGAGGGGGTCGCCTCGGAGAGGGGGTTGGGGAACGGGCGGGTCTCGAGGCCCACCAGGTCGATGTAGTGCTGCAGGGCCGTGGAGGACGGCGGGAAGCGCATCGCGCCCATCTCCGCGGTGAGGGACGGGTCGCAGCCGTCGAAGCCG carries:
- a CDS encoding NAD(P)/FAD-dependent oxidoreductase — its product is MTSTVPNAVEHADEQQPPITMFGPDFPYAYDDFLAHPAGLGQIPATEHGTEVAVIGGGLSGIVAAYELMKMGLKPVVYEADRIGGRLRTVGFDGCDPSLTAEMGAMRFPPSSTALQHYIDLVGLETRPFPNPLSEATPSTVVDLKGESHYAETIDDLPQVYRDVAAAWNACLEEGADFSDMNRAMRERDVPRIREIWAELVEKLDNQTFYGFLCDSEAFRSFRHREIFGQVGFGTGGWDTDFPNSILEILRVVYTEADDHHRGIVGGSQQLPLRLWEREPEKIVHWPYGTSLASLHRNGEPRPAVTRLHRTAGDRITVTDADGDIRTYQAVIFTAQSWMLLSKIACDDSLFPIDHWTAIERTHYMESSKLFVPVDRPFWLDKAVDDRGNPTGRDVMSMTLTDRMTRGTYLLDDGPDKPAVICLSYTWCDDSLKWLPLSANERMEVMLKSLGEIYPKVDIRKHIIGNPVTVSWENEPYFMGAFKANLPGHYRYQRRLFTHFMQDRLPEHQRGVFLAGDDISWTAGWAEGAVQTALNAVWGVMHQFGGTTDPTNPGPGDVYDEIAPVELPED